In Juglans regia cultivar Chandler chromosome 13, Walnut 2.0, whole genome shotgun sequence, the following proteins share a genomic window:
- the LOC109008153 gene encoding uncharacterized protein LOC109008153 → MYVTRPLSMYMKSPDALSLPPPEGPSSGILVILDEEAEPTRCFGLCKTGYIKDLPFPQNKSLEHRYTTGIGFERDFHFQKVVFIPVLDQPLSSNRYYAIQPYGKNRGEAYTNSEEEEMPTCCFGGYVCDVTPRPLDPTNLNQQFMICRKGGIVNNWRGFVAKSLAPDGFPPFFLGVKGWKVCAEASPEFELGEARGLDTTLRARLPEFNLSLSNTSSNPVVVGKWYCPFMFLKEGTPKSLKDEMSNLIYYEITLQQKWEQIFASENNNSQTQGNSVAVDALVKIEVVRVAGREAVIDERNVANGFLWFRSCSNVGEEASVALGLAVIERMKWEQERVGWIGETYGKQMRIERLEGFGGTGGWKRFGCYVLVESFVLKRLDGSLVLTYDFKHTHQIRSKWE, encoded by the exons ATGTACGTGACAAGGCCTCTTTCGATGTACATGAAGTCTCCAGACGCTCTCTCGCTGCCTCCACCAGAGGGTCCCAGCTCTGGGATTTTGGTCATCCTTGATGAAGAAGCCGAGCCTACACGTTGTTTCGGACTGTGCAAGACTGGTTACATCAAGGACCTTCCTTTTCCTCAGAACAAGAGTCTAGAGCATCGATACACAACTGGCATCGGATTCGAGAGAGACTTTCATTTCCAGAAAGTTGTCTTCATTCCAGTCCTTGATCAGCCTCTGTCTTCCAATCGCTACTACGCCATTCAACCCTACGGGAAGAATAGAGG GGAAGCATACACAAATTCTGAGGAGGAGGAAATGCCCACCTGCTGTTTCGGCGGATACGTCTGCGATGTAACACCACGACCTTTGGATCCCACTAACTTGAATCAACAATTTATGATCTGTCGTAAAGGAGGAATCGTTAATAATTGGCGTGGTTTTGTTGCTAAATCTTTAGCTCCAGATGGATTTCCTCCATTCTTTTTGGGAGTAAAAGGGTGGAAAGTTTGTGCCGAGGCCTCCCCTGAATTCGAGTTAGGAGAAGCTCGAGGCCTGGACACTACCCTCCGTGCCCGCTTACCAGAATTCAACTTGTCATTATCGAATACGAGCTCCAATCCTGTGGTTGTGGGAAAATGGTACTGTCCCTTCATGTTTCTCAAGGAAGGAACACCGAAATCATTGAAGGACGAAATGagtaatttgatatattatgaGATAACGCTCCAGCAGAAATGGGAACAGATATTTGCTAGTGAGAATAACAATAGTCAAACTCAAGGCAACTCTGTGGCTGTGGATGCTCTTGTTAAGATAGAAGTGGTTAGAGTCGCCGGGAGGGAAGCTGTGATTGATGAGAGAAATGTGGCTAATGGGTTTTTGTGGTTCAGGAGTTGTAGCAATGTGGGAGAAGAAGCCAGTGTGGCGTTGGGTCTAGCAGTGATTGAGAGAATGAAGTGGGAGCAGGAAAGGGTAGGGTGGATTGGGGAAACATATGGAAAGCAAATGAGAATAGAGAGATTAGAGGGGTTTGGGGGAACAGGTGGGTGGAAGAGATTTGGTTGTTATGTTTTGGTGGAGAGTTTTGTGTTGAAACGACTGGATGGAAGCTTGGTACTAACCTATGATTTCAAGCACACTCATCAGATCAGGAGCAAATGGGAATGA
- the LOC109008149 gene encoding uncharacterized protein LOC109008149 has protein sequence MKDRGKAVEAFSNDVEYYSSSDAPCKKHPSSSSSAGICAYCLKDRLIKLVCSDCGEQRLSSCSCSEISSNRNSCTVEVGSVGRVSFLIENERNEIPRSHSKPKAQERAEEVVVLKRSSSSCVEIKRSTGFWRIGRLFRKKKEKNCERSSVAGGCDEKSDLWLVDYMGVSRSRSLCSFRGGGWFGSEDGENLVVSAARSSISAARSSGVNGGLPLDSGRRSGFSEAEPRKSGFDGEKKDSHLESEKGTDLKSVKKGGILEPDAGFNGANRRIFSLKESDFNGMDDSSFIDLKLDYSSESKPEFPAAKMAGLTNPDSAFGSTRGSSYVAHECGGSLGNLTGEGSFCNGGSCRITVNEKGVRKGRKSMKGWRWIFKHHQSWGSARKDEDLMFKS, from the coding sequence ATGAAAGATAGAGGCAAAGCTGTAGAAGCGTTCAGCAACGACGTTGAGTATTATTCTTCATCGGATGCTCCTTGCAAGAAGCACCCATCTTCATCCTCCTCGGCTGGCATTTGCGCTTATTGTCTCAAGGACCGTCTGATCAAGCTGGTCTGCTCCGACTGTGGAGAGCAGCGCCTCTCTTCTTGCTCTTGCTCCGAGATCTCTTCCAATCGGAATTCATGCACTGTCGAGGTAGGGAGTGTCGGTCGAGTCTCATTCCTGATAGAGAATGAAAGGAACGAAATTCCACGATCGCATTCTAAGCCCAAAGCCCAAGAGAGGGCTGAGGAAGTCGTGGTGCTCAAGAGGAGCAGCAGTAGCTGTGTTGAGATCAAAAGAAGTACTGGGTTTTGGAGAATTGGGAGGCTGTttaggaagaaaaaagagaagaactGCGAGAGATCGAGTGTTGCTGGTGGCTGTGACGAGAAAAGTGACTTGTGGTTGGTTGATTATATGGGTGTGTCAAGGTCCAGATCCCTCTGTAGTTTCAGGGGTGGAGGGTGGTTTGGGTCAGAGGATGGTGAAAACTTGGTTGTATCAGCTGCTAGGAGTTCTATTTCTGCTGCCAGGAGTTCTGGCGTCAATGGGGGTCTGCCTTTAGATTCTGGGAGAAGAAGTGGTTTCAGTGAAGCAGAGCCAAGAAAAAGTGGGTTTGatggagaaaagaaagataGTCACTTGGAGTCTGAAAAAGGTACTGATCTTAAGTCTGTGAAGAAGGGTGGAATTCTAGAGCCTGATGCTGGTTTTAATGGGGCTAACAGACGTATTTTCTCACTCAAAGAGAGTGATTTCAATGGCATGGACGATTCAAGCTTTATCGACTTGAAGCTTGATTACTCATCAGAATCGAAGCCAGAGTTTCCTGCAGCAAAAATGGCTGGATTAACAAATCCAGACTCAGCTTTTGGCAGTACGAGAGGGAGTAGTTATGTGGCACATGAATGTGGAGGTTCTCTTGGGAATTTGACGGGGGAAGGGAGTTTCTGTAATGGGGGTTCCTGTAGGATTACAGTGAATGAGAAAGGGGTCAGAAAAGGCAGGAAAAGTATGAAAGGATGGCGCTGGATTTTCAAGCATCATCAAAGCTGGGGAAGTGCAAGGAAGGACGAAGATCTCATGTTTAAAAGCTGA
- the LOC109008152 gene encoding uncharacterized protein LOC109008152, whose amino-acid sequence MIPFKLLLHQSSSSFSFPPNTPLYLYPTPPQFPNPALPPLLHKPTLSLRPNPFSLSIRLCNPDFRLFKVSKAEAPLVTGNEGGYTKGSPQVEDLSPDGAVYRKTLALVECSMFAALTGLVYFLSNSLAIENYFGCVFSLPIVISSMRWGIAAGRKTMVATAMLLLVLSGPVKALTYLLKHGIVGLTMGALWRLGANWSLSIVLCTIVRAVGAVGYVLISSFLIRENIFALITINIHASLAFMFTASGLSTIPSMNFIYALFATLVLLNSGCFIFLLHILYSVFLTRLGMKASLRLPRWIERAI is encoded by the exons ATGATTCCCTTCAAGCTTCTGCTTCATCAATCCTCTTCATCGTTCTCTTTTCCCCCCAATACACCTCTCTATCTCTATCCCACTCCACCTCAGTTTCCTAATCCAGCCCTCCCTCCGCTACTCCACAAACCCACACTTTCCCTCCGACCCAATCCCTTCTCTTTATCAATCCGTCTCTGCAACCCCGATTTTAGATTGTTTAAGGTTTCTAAAGCTGAGGCACCACTGGTTACTGGAAACGAAGGAGGCTACACCAAAGGTTCACCGCAAGTCGAAGACTTGTCTCCGGATGGCGCGGTCTATCGGAAAACGCTGGCATTGGTGGAGTGCTCTATGTTCGCCGCGCTCACAGGCTTAGTGTACTTCTTGAGCAATTCCCTCGCAATTGAG AATTACTTTGGCTGTGTCTTCTCGTTGCCAATAGTAATCTCCTCGATGAGATGGGGCATTGCTGCTGGAAGGAAAACTATG gtGGCAACGGCCATGCTCTTACTAGTCTTGTCTGGTCCAGTCAAAGCTTTAACCTATCTG CTTAAGCATGGAATAGTTGGCTTGACAATGGGTGCTTTATGGAG GTTGGGAGCAAATTGGAGTCTTTCAATTGTCTTGTGCACAATT GTTCGAGCTGTTGGTGCTGTGGGGTATGTCTTAATATCTTCATTCTTGATAAGGGAAAACATATTTGCTTTG ATTACAATAAACATTCATGCTTCTCTAGCATTTATGTTCACTGCTTCGGGCCTTAGTACAATTCCCTCAATGAATTTTATATATGCCTTATTTGCAACCCTG GTTTTACTGAACAGTGGGTGCTTCATATTCTTGCTCCACATTTTGTATTCTGTGTTCCTCACTAGACTTGGGATGAAGGCTTCATTGAGATTGCCGAGGTGGATAGAAAGGGCTATATAA